The region GCAGACCGAAATCGTTTACCTGGACGGCGGAAAAAACTATGGGGGGGCCGACGGTGCTTTGCGGGCCTACTGCTTTTTGCGCCCCTATAGCCCCTTGCAAATTTTCCGGGTGCCGCCCATGATCTGGGTGGCCCGGCTGGCCTACCGGTGGATTGCTCGGAATCGGCTACGGGTCAGCAGGTGGCTGGGGATCCCCGCCACCTGCCAATTGCCAAGCGCTCAGGATTGACGCTCAAAAAAGCCGGCTGGAAATGGGCGACCGGAGGGCTTGGACAGCCGCTTCCAAGACCGCGTCGCCATCTTGACCCCGTCCCGCTTCGACAGCCAAGGTCGGCGTGACCGGGTTGCCTTCAAGGCGGACTCCTTTGATCGTCACATAATCGCTGATGGGGTACTGGATTTCAAACCCGCCGGCCAGCCGGCCATAAACCGAAGCCAACACGGCTCCCCGCGAGGGTTGACCGACGATCTCCGCGCCCCGGACGTCCTTCATAGCCGCAGAAAAAATCTCGCTGGCACTGGCCGACCCACGGTTGATGAGCACAGCAACCCGGCCCTCGTAGCGGGGGATGCTGGGCGCACGGGGCCGGAACTTGCTGGTTCCCCAGGCCGCGATCTCGTTCACGGTGGCCGTCTCCAGATTCTTTTCCTTCAAGTAGCCCGCCATCATTTGACGATTGACAAACGTGCCGACGGCCTCATTGGAATCGATGAACAGCCCCATGAGGTGGGCGAGGTTGCTAACAGCCCCGCCTCCGTTGTTCCGGAGGTCGACGATTACGCCCTTGGCCTTGGCCGCTTCCGACATCATTTTGTTGATGTTCTCGATCTCATATCCCCGGCTGAACGAATTGATGCGGATCATGGCGATGTCATCGCCCAGCCAGGTGAGGGTGTCGGCGCGGGGTGGGGCGACGAAAGAACCCGATTTGATACTGACTTCCTTGGCGTCGTCCATTCCTCGGACGAACTTGATTTGCAGCGGCTGCTCCCCGTCGGCGCTCAGTTTGGAATCTTCTTTCACCGGCTCCCCGTTGATTTCCACGATCTTGTCACCGACCTGCAACCCGGCCTGGGCGGCTGGGCTCCCCTCCGTCACCGACTGGACAACCATGGCGCCATCTTTGAATTGCGCACTCATCCCCAGCCCGCTGGTCGTTCCCGTCCGCCGGAACTCCGCCGATTTGGGTGTCCGCAGCCCGATGTGGGTGATGCCGAATTCGCGCAAGAGTTTGTTGACGCCGTTGGTGAAGGCGTTTTCGGTATCCAATTT is a window of Armatimonadota bacterium DNA encoding:
- a CDS encoding DUF393 domain-containing protein codes for the protein MQSDKPILLYDGDCGFCQAAVEWLRRRDASGQINCLPSFSYPKLTPELQAQAQTEIVYLDGGKNYGGADGALRAYCFLRPYSPLQIFRVPPMIWVARLAYRWIARNRLRVSRWLGIPATCQLPSAQD
- a CDS encoding PDZ domain-containing protein, which gives rise to MTHGLAYSLFMAHPLRWLAGPIAVLTTLAPLTAFAQFKNGDELVKKNVEFTQDVREEILKGVTDILENRAFVPNVDFKKWDGELAKSHDDLVKLDTENAFTNGVNKLLREFGITHIGLRTPKSAEFRRTGTTSGLGMSAQFKDGAMVVQSVTEGSPAAQAGLQVGDKIVEINGEPVKEDSKLSADGEQPLQIKFVRGMDDAKEVSIKSGSFVAPPRADTLTWLGDDIAMIRINSFSRGYEIENINKMMSEAAKAKGVIVDLRNNGGGAVSNLAHLMGLFIDSNEAVGTFVNRQMMAGYLKEKNLETATVNEIAAWGTSKFRPRAPSIPRYEGRVAVLINRGSASASEIFSAAMKDVRGAEIVGQPSRGAVLASVYGRLAGGFEIQYPISDYVTIKGVRLEGNPVTPTLAVEAGRGQDGDAVLEAAVQALRSPISSRLF